GCTGAGATTTAGGCATCTGAGGCTtgtttcatggattttggtggtGAAGTGCTTAGTATAGTCTGTTATCTGCCATTAGATCCTCTAGCATATTTAAGAGAGTGCTACAAAATCTATCATTGGTGAACCAGATTCCATGACTCAGAACAAACACATTCAGAAAACAGAGTTGCATCAGAGTACCAGAATTACTTGTGTATCTTTTACACACAATTAATTCGCTTGCATGTTTCTAAAATGAAAAGCTACAAAATCAtgtcatatttaaaaaaatatactggGGTAATTACATTTTTGAAACATCTAAGTCAGAAAAGAAGGCAACCGCAACATGATCCTATGCTGACAGTGATTGCTGTATTTATCCCTTGTGTAATCTGATTTGCttggctttttgttttgttttacaaacttGCATATACGTttccattcagaaaaaaaagaaagaaaaagcaatagAAAGGAACACTAGATGTGATGGCTAAGATCCAGAATTGCTGACTCACTGATTTAAGTTATTGCTGTGCTGAAAGTTTACTAAAGCCTGGATGTCCAAAATGTACAGTTAGTGCTCCTTCAGCCTTGACAGTTGACCTTTCAATGTGCTGGGACTCTGCCCCAAGGGTAGCAGCATCTGCAGGGTAGACGTGGCAGAATGCTATTTAGTAACCCACCTCTATTATCTTATCTCAGGTAGCAACACATATTAACCTTCTCTTTGTATTGGGTGCATGTAAATTCCACTGTACTTTTTTTATGTGAAGGCCAATCATGTACAGATCTGTCGtcccgtctccccccccccccaatgctttagATGCCTTCTGGTTTTAATTGGAAACAGAAATCCAAACCCTATTGTTAAATCAATATGATTTTCTTCTCCCAGTAATAtctagggttttaaaaaaaaaggcaaaacaaacCCAGCTAGTCAGACTGTTGTAATTTGGTCAACCACTCGGGTACTATCCATATCCACCATTTCAACGCACTCTATCTCCTCCCGGTTTTCAGGAgctttcttctctttcctctttttcttGGATGGTGGCAGAAAAGTCAGTATCACAGGTAAAATGGCAAAGCAATGAAAGAAGGTGACTAATGCTATCAAAAACAAGCACCTGAACAGTGTACGGGTCAGATTTGAAGGCACAGCTGCGAGAGGAATCAGACCAACAATATAGCAGAGGTAGCTCTGTAAAATAGCTACCCCATGCACTTCTAGGGCATTCTTTACCCATTTAGTTCTTGTGAAATCTTTGCCCAGGACAAATGTTGACAAGAGAGGTGCACAGTTGTCAACTGTATAATTAATCCCATAAATTAAGCACAACACAGAAATACAGTCCAGTTCTACTTTCCACAAGGTCATAAAACCTATAACTCCAAATTCAACTGAGGCAACAGTGAGCGTGAGCCATACATTGATGAGAGAGTCTGCCACCAGAAATGCCGAGAAGACCAGCAGGAATAAAGCACTAATGCAGGAGTTCTGCAAAGGGGCACCCACGTAGGAGGCGTAACGGTCCATGTATACAAACGATGGGTTGAAAACAATGAATTTGACTTTTGATTTGAGAGAGAGCTTTCTTAAGGTTTCCAGGAGGTGATAAAGCTCTTCCCGTTTGGTTTCCATTGTCTTAGCCACCAAGAACATTCTAGAGGCCACAACGTCGATTTCGTTGTTGTATTTCTTGGAGAAAATGATATCCTCGGAAAAATGGGCAAACTGGGAGGCTTTTAGGAAGGAGTTCCTCAGCATATCTGTAAAATTCTTTTTGGGTAATCCAGTGGATATGTTGAGTTTTCTAAGGTAATTTAAGTAACTTTCAAACCACGATATCCTCACAAACCCCTTGGTGTACTCTAGCATGTCGTCTTGAACGGTCATGTTCCAGTATTCTATGGATTCATAGATGTAAAACCCAATGACTGGGCTGTAATTGCTGAAGTACTTCTGCTGAGCAGCAGTGTACTCCATGGTTCGTGTCGCAGTTGCTACAATGTTACTAAGGTCTGACTCTTCGTTGACCTGCAGGTAGCCCATTAAGGCAAAGGAAATATAAATAAGGTAAAAGAGGACTACAAAAGGCTTGACGTACGTGTTCGTTATCCAGTCACTGTAATAACGCTTGAGGAAACACACCAAAAGGTGACTCTCGTAGCTGTGTGTCTCCTCCGAGTCTGTCGTGTCCTCGCTGAATTTGGCTGTCAGAAGAAACCGGTACCAGGCAGGCTTCTCTTGCAACACCTCTGGCTTTGGTACCTTTCTGCAGAAGATACTATGCTGGTAGTTGTTTTCTATGTAGCCAGTAAACACGAGGCTGGAACCATAAAAGGAGAGTACATAGAGGTAGTTGAAGAAAATTGCAATACAGGAGTTGCAGCAGAAGATTCTGGCTGCTTCAATGTTAGTGAAGGGGCTGGCACCTATTCCAAAAGTGACCAGATACATGGCAGTGGTGAGAGAGAAGGAGAGCATGGAGTCCGCAAATACAGCCGCCGTCCTCTCTTTAACATGCTGGTCTTCTCTCGTTTTCCTCCAGGAGGACAGCATTTCAAATGTTCCATATAACCCATGACCTGGAATAAAGAAGAAAGCAACCGTTTAACATCCCTATATGGTTAGTAAGGAAGGGGACTgcagagggcagtcacagagaccttctccaGGGAACATCTGTTCTCTTGCCTGGGGATTAGCCTCTATTTGCCCAGTGGGaacctcagatctgcatcagctactttgctggtgcatgAGTAAGGGAGAGAGACTGGGGAAAAATGGGACGAGGATATTGGTGCATGAGGGATGGGATAAGAATATCGGGCTggtcatttgcactggtggctgtGGAGAACCTAACAGTGGCATACCTTTAACACTACCATAAcaggacttatggcagtggataatgagatccactgccatagacCCAAGATAAGATTGAGCCATAAGATGACTAAAATGAACAAATAAGCCTAAGTAGAGTTACTATATTTTTGCTAAGAATAAGCCTATGGAAGAAAAACAGATTGTGCAATAATGTACCAGAGTTTTCATTACTGATATCACTGAAATGACGGTAATAAGGAGACCATTAGTGATTGCACTCAAAATTGCTCTGATACAAGATACTCTGAGGATAACTTCCTTAGTTACAGGATGCTTACAGCATTTCTATGGCTAGTGTCCTAATGGAGAGAATATTTTTAGGCATAGCCATCTGATCCAGGCACAAATAGATCAAAAATATGCGAATAAACGTTGCAAACCAGGGCTGGTAGTACAGGCATTTTCATTATCATTTCAGTTATGATGCTCAGATTGGTGCTCAGAATAATATTTACATCTTAAAGCTGCAACAGGAAGTAGTGTTCCAAAATTAAAGTCCCTTGCAATCTGTGAAGGTAAAGAGAATGTACTTGTAGTGTCCCAGGCCAGTTCAAGCCCTCCTGGCTcttgaagcagcatgccaaatgctatcctCCCCATACCCAGTGATGCACCAGTATCTGCTCttcttgctccctggattggaaaaggaaggaaaagactGAACTGGAGTGTGGAGgcaagagagtggtgggctagagtgttggagataCTCTCTTCTCTGCATTTACTCTTTTGTTCCatccctcttcttccttttccagtacaAGGAGGTAAGTGAAAGGTTGGAGAtgtgctctcccccccctcccatctgatgcttgagacaactgcttcagtcGGGCTCAGGGATGAGCCACCCCTGCTGTTTCTCTGCATTCATTTTTCTGCAGATTGCCAGTGGAAGTGGTGCAGATATCAGGCTGTTCACAACAAAATCTGTTAGGCAAATGCAGACGTATATCATCCTGGCCAAATATCTATAATTTTGGAATTTGGAATCAAATCTTTTAGGATTTGATTTTAAAGAAGTTCTCTAAAAAGACACCCCCTTTCCTGTCTTTGAACcaatttattttacttagaaacttaaattaactgattttaaaaatttaaaatcaaCCCTGCTATTAAGACTTACTGTGTGTTCAGTCCCAACATTTAGAAAATGATTAAGAACATGTTTAATTATCCTGTTGTGATCCACTGGactttcagggtgcaatcctaaccccttatgtcagtactttccagcactagcatagtggtgccaatgggacgtgtgctgcatcctgcagttgggtgtcactaatggaggcctcctcatagtaaaagaatgtttgttcccttatctcagagctccattgcccttatgtcagtgctggaaagcactgacataaggggttaggattgcgccctcagtttctTAAACTTAGAGCATGATGTGTTTCTTTACAATGTTTTAATCCCTAATTGGAATGGCAGAAGAACTAAGAACCTGGGAGTCAGTTCCCttaaaaacaatgggacttacttctgagtagacacgcataggcttgcactataaGAGAATGAAACTAGTTGGTTTAGGTTCCTGTTTTTAACATCAAAATAAAAGAGCATTCTGGGTCATTAATCCTGTATTTAGCAATGCAGTGCATGTCTCATTACTATCCGTGTGTTGAGCCATccaattcttttttaaagaacagttCTTAAGTGCTCAGTGTTGATGCAGCACTGGTCCTTTAAGGCTGATCTCTCTGATCGATTGAAACGATGAAGTTCGGTACTCACAGTGACTGTTCTGACTGCTCCACATTTTTACGTTGCTACATTAGCTGTGCTTAACCTTCTACAGGGACATTATCTCTGCAGTCATAATGGTTAAAATGTTCTTCTGAAAACCTTTTAAAAGAAGGTTATTTCACGCAGGCCAAATTGatactttctacaagctgtgtTTCTAACCAATCATTCTTGTCCGCACTTGGCCACAGCTAAACAGATTAATGACAGCCCACGTATTAATGGCATTTGATTAAGAGAGGTATGTCTGATATGATATAGTATTTACAGCTATTTTTACTAATCACCACTTGAACTAGGGACTATGTGATACTCATGTGGAATTCCCACTCCAGTATTATTTacccattattatttattttgggAACAGTCTGTATACATAAGAGAATCTATGTCTGGGGTATTTGCAACAGTTTAGTGcagtacttctcaaactgtgggtcgcgagccaatttcaggtgggtctccattcatgtcaatattttatttttaatatattagacttgatgctactatggtatgcatttggggaaatgttaaggacctgtacttttaacaagctcctatgtatattattttaacaatgatagtaaatgggacttactcctgggtaagtgcaggtaggattgcagcctaggattgttaaaaattttcctgctggatgatgtcacttctggtcatgacatcacttatggtgggccctgacagattctcattcttaaaagtgggtcccagtgctaaatgtgtgagaaccactggtctagagaattAGGAAGCTGTTGTTTGCAGGAAAAGTACAAAACTTCCATAGTTATTTTAGTAGTAGGATAAATGTAAGCATTTTCAATGCGTCTTTCTCCATGcgttttctaaaaaaaattttttttattgcaaTCCTGGTAAAGATAACTAAAACTGTCAGAGAAACTTCTACATACACTTGAGGAGTTCTCCTTTCTCTTCAATACAGTGTTACAACTTCCTACTAATATTTTGTTCAATATTCAGATATACTATTtctgcttttgattttttttaaaccgaGATAACACTGTTGTTGTTCCtctgttgtgttgttttttaatgatgtttttattttgtgttaTGCTTGTTTTTAATGCTATATTGTACTTTAAAATATGCTGTTAGCCACCTCAAGTCTCTCTGACAATGAAGCAGgatataaaac
This portion of the Tiliqua scincoides isolate rTilSci1 chromosome 3, rTilSci1.hap2, whole genome shotgun sequence genome encodes:
- the PTCHD1 gene encoding patched domain-containing protein 1 isoform X2; translation: MLRQVLHRGLRTSFARLGHFIASHPVFFASAPVLISILLGASFSRYQIEESVEHLLAPKHSLAKIERNLVNSLFPVNRSKHRLYSDLQTPGRYGRVIITSFMKANMLDQHHTDLILKLHSAVTRLKDGREVYNGHQLGGVTVHSKDRVKSAEAIQLTYYLQAINSLNDMVAEKWESNFCDTIKLFQKSNQNVTMYPFTSSSLQEDFQRTSRVSERYLTTSLVLVVTLAMLCCSMQDCVRSKPWLGLLGLLTVSLATLTAAGIINLTGGKYNSTFLGIPFIVLGHGLYGTFEMLSSWRKTREDQHVKERTAAVFADSMLSFSLTTAMYLVTFGIGASPFTNIEAARIFCCNSCIAIFFNYLYVLSFYGSSLVFTGYIENNYQHSIFCRKVPKPEVLQEKPAWYRFLLTAKFSEDTTDSEETHSYESHLLVCFLKRYYSDWITNTYVKPFVVLFYLIYISFALMGYLQVNEESDLSNIVATATRTMEYTAAQQKYFSNYSPVIGFYIYESIEYWNMTVQDDMLEYTKGFVRISWFESYLNYLRKLNISTGLPKKNFTDMLRNSFLKASQFAHFSEDIIFSKKYNNEIDVVASRMFLVAKTMETKREELYHLLETLRKLSLKSKVKFIVFNPSFVYMDRYASYVGAPLQNSCISALFLLVFSAFLVADSLINVWLTLTVASVEFGVIGFMTLWKVELDCISVLCLIYGINYTVDNCAPLLSTFVLGKDFTRTKWVKNALEVHGVAILQSYLCYIVGLIPLAAVPSNLTRTLFRCLFLIALVTFFHCFAILPVILTFLPPSKKKRKEKKAPENREEIECVEMVDMDSTRVVDQITTV
- the PTCHD1 gene encoding patched domain-containing protein 1 isoform X1, which produces MLRQVLHRGLRTSFARLGHFIASHPVFFASAPVLISILLGASFSRYQIEESVEHLLAPKHSLAKIERNLVNSLFPVNRSKHRLYSDLQTPGRYGRVIITSFMKANMLDQHHTDLILKLHSAVTRIQVQRPGFNYTFAHICILNNDKSCIVDDIVHVLKELKTARLSNQTNFAITYPITHLKDGREVYNGHQLGGVTVHSKDRVKSAEAIQLTYYLQAINSLNDMVAEKWESNFCDTIKLFQKSNQNVTMYPFTSSSLQEDFQRTSRVSERYLTTSLVLVVTLAMLCCSMQDCVRSKPWLGLLGLLTVSLATLTAAGIINLTGGKYNSTFLGIPFIVLGHGLYGTFEMLSSWRKTREDQHVKERTAAVFADSMLSFSLTTAMYLVTFGIGASPFTNIEAARIFCCNSCIAIFFNYLYVLSFYGSSLVFTGYIENNYQHSIFCRKVPKPEVLQEKPAWYRFLLTAKFSEDTTDSEETHSYESHLLVCFLKRYYSDWITNTYVKPFVVLFYLIYISFALMGYLQVNEESDLSNIVATATRTMEYTAAQQKYFSNYSPVIGFYIYESIEYWNMTVQDDMLEYTKGFVRISWFESYLNYLRKLNISTGLPKKNFTDMLRNSFLKASQFAHFSEDIIFSKKYNNEIDVVASRMFLVAKTMETKREELYHLLETLRKLSLKSKVKFIVFNPSFVYMDRYASYVGAPLQNSCISALFLLVFSAFLVADSLINVWLTLTVASVEFGVIGFMTLWKVELDCISVLCLIYGINYTVDNCAPLLSTFVLGKDFTRTKWVKNALEVHGVAILQSYLCYIVGLIPLAAVPSNLTRTLFRCLFLIALVTFFHCFAILPVILTFLPPSKKKRKEKKAPENREEIECVEMVDMDSTRVVDQITTV